A region of Pontiella agarivorans DNA encodes the following proteins:
- the secE gene encoding preprotein translocase subunit SecE, with amino-acid sequence MSKLNEGVGSLRTFLEEVKVELLKCTWPTKKELIGQSIVVIVSVIILGAFVGLCDLVNMNFLQFIIH; translated from the coding sequence ATGAGTAAACTAAACGAAGGTGTAGGCAGTCTGCGGACATTTCTCGAAGAGGTTAAGGTCGAGTTGCTTAAGTGCACATGGCCTACTAAGAAAGAACTGATCGGTCAGTCTATCGTGGTGATTGTATCAGTCATCATTCTCGGCGCATTTGTCGGCCTTTGTGATCTGGTTAATATGAACTTTTTACAGTTCATCATCCATTAA
- the nusG gene encoding transcription termination/antitermination protein NusG: protein MPKQWFILHALSGHELKVQKNIASRVQQEEMEDLIGEVLIPSEKVSEVKQGRKTTVNRKFFPGYLLINISLYNEDRSVNAEAWTFIQNTPGVIGFLGGERPPAMSDDEVSAIVNQIEEKKEVVAPKVMFEPGETVKVTDGPFTSSSGIIDEVDPERGVLKVLVSVFGREAPVELEYWQVERSAE, encoded by the coding sequence ATGCCAAAACAGTGGTTCATCCTACATGCCCTTTCCGGTCACGAGCTGAAAGTTCAGAAGAACATTGCCAGCCGCGTGCAGCAGGAGGAGATGGAAGATCTTATCGGAGAGGTTCTGATCCCCTCTGAAAAGGTCTCGGAAGTTAAACAAGGCAGAAAGACAACGGTTAACCGTAAGTTTTTCCCGGGGTACCTGCTGATTAATATCAGTTTGTACAACGAGGATAGGTCGGTTAATGCGGAAGCCTGGACGTTTATTCAGAACACCCCAGGTGTAATCGGGTTCCTCGGCGGAGAAAGACCGCCGGCGATGAGTGATGATGAAGTTAGTGCCATCGTCAATCAGATCGAAGAGAAAAAGGAAGTCGTTGCGCCGAAGGTGATGTTCGAACCGGGCGAAACCGTGAAAGTTACCGACGGACCGTTTACCAGTTCCAGCGGTATTATCGATGAAGTCGATCCAGAACGCGGTGTCTTGAAAGTGCTTGTTTCTGTCTTCGGTCGCGAAGCGCCGGTTGAGTTGGAATACTGGCAGGTTGAGCGTTCGGCCGAATAG
- the rplK gene encoding 50S ribosomal protein L11 codes for MAKEITGYIKLQIPAGGANPAPPVGPALGQHGVNIMEFCKAYNAATQDKAGMVIPVVITVYNDRSFSFETKSPPAAVLLKKAAGLAKGSGVPNRDKVGKVTRAQIEEIVETKKDDLNASDIDAAVRIIEGTARSMGIEVEG; via the coding sequence ATGGCTAAGGAAATCACAGGGTATATTAAATTGCAGATCCCGGCAGGGGGAGCAAACCCTGCACCGCCGGTAGGTCCCGCCCTGGGTCAGCACGGCGTTAATATTATGGAATTCTGCAAGGCTTATAATGCCGCAACGCAGGATAAAGCTGGAATGGTTATTCCGGTGGTCATCACCGTATATAACGATCGCAGCTTTTCGTTTGAAACCAAAAGCCCCCCGGCCGCGGTTCTTCTGAAGAAAGCAGCCGGCCTGGCTAAAGGTTCCGGAGTTCCTAACCGCGACAAAGTTGGTAAGGTAACCCGCGCTCAGATCGAGGAAATTGTTGAGACCAAAAAAGACGATCTCAACGCCAGCGACATCGACGCCGCCGTCCGTATTATTGAAGGTACTGCGCGCAGCATGGGAATCGAGGTGGAAGGATAA
- the rplA gene encoding 50S ribosomal protein L1, translating to MAIHGKKYSAVSEKVLKDDYTMDGAIAFLQENPTAKFDETLEFAFRMGVDPSKSDQAIRSTVALPHGTGKDVRIIVFATGDAAEAAREAGALEVGFEDLIKKVQDGWTDFDAAVATPDAMKEVRKVARVLGPRGLMPNPKTGTVTDDTAAAVNQLKAGRVEFRMDRNGNIAVPFGKRSFEKNALLENAQAIVDAINGARPASAKGTYIKRVTISSTMGPGLRIALKEISA from the coding sequence ATGGCTATTCACGGAAAAAAATACAGTGCTGTTTCGGAGAAGGTACTGAAGGACGATTACACCATGGATGGTGCTATTGCTTTCCTGCAGGAGAACCCGACCGCTAAGTTTGATGAAACATTGGAATTCGCTTTCCGTATGGGTGTTGACCCGTCCAAATCGGATCAGGCGATCCGTTCCACTGTTGCGTTGCCGCACGGAACGGGTAAAGATGTCCGGATCATTGTTTTCGCAACCGGCGATGCTGCTGAAGCTGCCCGCGAAGCGGGTGCCTTGGAAGTGGGTTTTGAAGACCTGATTAAAAAAGTACAGGACGGCTGGACGGATTTTGATGCCGCTGTTGCCACGCCGGACGCCATGAAAGAAGTCCGTAAAGTGGCCCGTGTGCTGGGTCCCCGCGGTCTGATGCCGAATCCGAAAACAGGAACCGTCACCGATGACACTGCTGCGGCTGTAAATCAGCTTAAGGCAGGTCGTGTCGAGTTTCGTATGGATCGTAACGGGAACATCGCTGTTCCTTTCGGTAAGCGTTCTTTTGAAAAAAACGCACTGCTGGAAAACGCCCAGGCCATCGTTGATGCGATCAACGGAGCAAGACCGGCCAGCGCGAAAGGCACCTACATTAAACGTGTTACGATTTCTTCCACAATGGGACCGGGTCTTCGGATCGCCCTGAAGGAAATCTCCGCATAG
- the rplJ gene encoding 50S ribosomal protein L10, translating to MKPEEKGVRPEKVSEAAELDQRVAGALYMIIADYTGMDMPTTTALKDSLRERGASFNVVKKTMLSRAVDADIAELLQGQTAMIHGDGDVVEVAKVIKKFTAKNEKPVVTGGFVEGKAVTANDVVALAKLPSKDVLRAQLLGTLQAPCSQLVGVMDQKVSTLVYVLSAVKEKKEQEA from the coding sequence ATGAAACCTGAAGAAAAAGGCGTACGGCCGGAAAAAGTGTCGGAAGCGGCTGAGCTTGATCAGCGCGTTGCAGGTGCACTCTACATGATCATTGCCGACTATACCGGCATGGACATGCCCACCACCACTGCATTAAAGGACTCGCTGCGTGAACGCGGTGCCTCCTTCAATGTTGTAAAGAAAACCATGCTCAGCCGTGCGGTTGATGCAGATATTGCCGAGCTCCTCCAGGGGCAGACCGCCATGATTCATGGTGATGGCGATGTGGTTGAAGTGGCCAAGGTGATTAAGAAATTTACTGCGAAGAATGAAAAGCCGGTGGTAACCGGTGGATTCGTAGAAGGCAAAGCGGTAACTGCCAATGACGTTGTAGCACTTGCAAAACTTCCTTCCAAGGATGTCCTGCGTGCACAGTTGCTCGGCACTCTGCAGGCACCTTGCAGTCAGTTGGTCGGTGTGATGGACCAGAAGGTTTCTACACTGGTTTACGTGCTGAGCGCAGTAAAAGAAAAAAAAGAACAAGAAGCATAA
- the rplL gene encoding 50S ribosomal protein L7/L12 — translation MAEFVDWVETISVLELSQLVKALEDRLGVTAAAPAAVAVAAPAGDEEGGGAAEQTEFEVVLTAAGGSKIQVIKELRGITGLGLKEAKELVDGAPSSIKAGVSKEDAESMKEKLEGVGASIELK, via the coding sequence ATGGCCGAGTTTGTTGACTGGGTTGAAACCATTTCTGTTCTGGAACTTTCTCAGCTCGTTAAAGCGCTCGAAGATCGTCTGGGGGTTACAGCTGCCGCTCCGGCCGCCGTAGCAGTTGCTGCACCGGCAGGTGACGAAGAAGGCGGCGGTGCCGCTGAGCAGACTGAATTCGAAGTTGTTCTTACCGCTGCAGGCGGATCAAAAATTCAGGTCATCAAAGAGCTCCGCGGTATTACCGGTCTGGGTCTGAAAGAAGCAAAAGAACTGGTAGACGGTGCTCCGAGCAGCATCAAAGCCGGCGTTTCCAAAGAGGACGCTGAATCCATGAAAGAAAAACTCGAGGGTGTTGGAGCATCTATCGAGCTCAAGTAA
- the rpoB gene encoding DNA-directed RNA polymerase subunit beta, with amino-acid sequence MAERKNFGVLTDALDAPDLIEIQLNSYRDFLQQDVSPSRRKKMGLQSVLGEAFPIESYDGQIALDFVSYEIKKPKLEHLESIREGETFSAPLYVTFKLREGEDLREDTLFMGEIPLMTDSGSFVINGAERVIVSQLHRSPGICFEQSQHANGSILHSFRIIPDHGSWIEAQFDTSDLIYIYLDRKRRRRKFLASTFLRALGYEKDEEILGLYYKFAEFSLSKKTYKEEDLENLVLSDDIVDADSESVIGRRYDQLTVDMIQRMKLAGYKKVSVVDVSWDQGLFLKSVQADTTRTVDEALKDLYQKLRPGDPPTTASARQMIKRLFFDEARFSLSRVGRYKIQQKLGIDSTSLTLETEDVVEALRYLLMVRMGEGTLDDIDHLGSRRIRTVGELLEGQCRVGLARIQRLVKERMTIFDTTVDRLSSQKLINPKALSAVIKDFFGRSQLSQFMDQTNPLSELTHKRRLSALGPGGLNRDRAGFEVRDVHSSHYGRICPIETPEGPNIGLISSLSTFAKVNEYGFIVTPYLKCAKGKVSKTIDWLTADEEERYVIAQANAPLDEKNCFVNDRVMVRVRGDFIEVPPEKVEYMDVSPKQVVSIAAGLIPFLEHDDANRALMGSNMQRQAVPLMKSDRPFVGSGIEGRLARDSRVLVIAKEDGKVAYASADRIVVSKDGKMPVKKTGNDFQDYRLRKFMRSNAGTCLNQRPVVRLGQKIKAGDVLADGSGTDEGELALGKNVVVAFMPWSGYNFEDAILINQKLVREDVYTSIHIEEFECGARDTKLGPEEITRDIPNVGEEALKNLSHDGIIQVGAEVKPGDILVGKITPKSETELAPEERLLRAIFGEKAADVRDTSLKAPSGTHGIVMDVKVSSKNNAMGVTPDKGKQTDVKKLEREIAERHEDVVAQLTEDLTEALSNILLGEKIPLDVMNSSSGDVIIPANRKITKTLLRKLAANYEFVEIDPSPIRIKIMGIIDEYRNKFVEAKQDKDRSMDRAGSGEEVDAGIVKSVKVYVAEKKKLSVGDKMAGRHGNKGVISRIVAEEDMPFLPDGTPVDIVLNPLGVPSRMNVGQVLETHLGWACKHLGMHAATPIFDGISEEQVFKMLGEAGLSEDGKTELFDGRTGDRMAQRVVVGVMYMLKLHHLVSEKIHARAVGPYSLVTQQPLGGKAQYGGQRFGEMEVWALEAYGAAHALQEILTVKSDDIAGRTRMYEAIVKGENVLDSGRPESFNVLIKELQGLGLNFQVKNEDGEPILSA; translated from the coding sequence ATGGCTGAGAGAAAAAACTTCGGAGTACTCACAGACGCGCTTGATGCGCCAGACTTAATTGAAATCCAACTTAACTCCTATCGGGACTTCCTGCAGCAGGACGTTTCTCCTTCCCGTCGAAAAAAAATGGGATTGCAGTCCGTGCTCGGCGAGGCATTTCCTATTGAAAGTTACGATGGACAGATCGCTCTCGATTTCGTTAGTTACGAAATCAAAAAGCCGAAACTTGAACATTTGGAATCTATCCGAGAAGGCGAGACCTTTTCGGCACCTTTGTACGTAACGTTTAAACTGCGTGAAGGTGAAGACCTGCGTGAAGACACATTGTTCATGGGTGAAATACCACTCATGACAGACAGCGGAAGCTTCGTCATTAACGGCGCTGAGCGCGTTATTGTTTCCCAGTTGCATCGTTCGCCGGGGATCTGTTTTGAACAGTCCCAGCACGCCAATGGTTCTATCCTGCATTCGTTCAGAATTATTCCGGATCACGGTTCCTGGATCGAAGCTCAGTTTGACACCAGCGACCTGATCTATATTTATCTCGACCGCAAGCGTCGCCGCCGCAAGTTTCTCGCATCTACCTTCCTGCGTGCGCTCGGTTATGAAAAAGACGAGGAAATCCTGGGACTTTATTACAAGTTCGCAGAATTCTCTCTCTCCAAAAAAACGTATAAAGAAGAGGATCTCGAAAACCTCGTTCTTTCTGATGACATCGTAGATGCAGACTCTGAGTCGGTCATCGGCCGCCGTTATGACCAGCTGACCGTTGACATGATTCAGCGTATGAAGCTGGCAGGGTATAAAAAAGTTTCTGTTGTGGATGTTTCCTGGGACCAGGGACTCTTTCTGAAGTCTGTTCAGGCTGACACTACTCGTACTGTGGATGAAGCTCTGAAAGACCTCTACCAGAAGCTGCGTCCAGGCGATCCGCCGACCACAGCCTCAGCCCGTCAGATGATTAAACGCCTTTTCTTTGATGAGGCGCGATTCAGTCTGTCGCGGGTAGGGCGTTATAAGATCCAGCAAAAGCTGGGCATCGACAGCACCTCGCTGACCCTCGAAACAGAAGATGTAGTAGAAGCTCTACGCTATCTGCTCATGGTTCGAATGGGAGAGGGTACGCTCGACGATATTGACCATCTTGGATCCCGTCGTATTCGTACCGTCGGTGAGCTGCTCGAAGGACAGTGCCGCGTAGGTTTGGCGCGTATTCAGCGTTTGGTCAAAGAACGTATGACCATTTTTGATACCACCGTTGACCGGCTGTCTTCCCAGAAACTGATCAACCCGAAGGCGCTTTCCGCGGTAATCAAGGACTTTTTCGGTCGTTCCCAGCTTTCGCAGTTTATGGATCAGACGAATCCGCTTTCTGAATTGACGCATAAGCGTCGTCTGTCCGCGCTCGGCCCGGGCGGCTTGAATCGTGATCGAGCCGGTTTCGAGGTTCGAGACGTACACAGTTCGCACTACGGCCGTATCTGCCCGATTGAAACGCCTGAAGGGCCGAACATCGGTCTGATTTCGTCGCTCTCGACTTTTGCTAAGGTGAATGAGTACGGCTTCATTGTTACGCCATACCTGAAGTGCGCCAAAGGCAAAGTCAGCAAGACCATCGACTGGTTGACGGCTGACGAAGAAGAGCGTTACGTTATTGCGCAGGCCAATGCACCGCTTGATGAAAAGAACTGTTTTGTCAATGATCGCGTGATGGTTCGTGTACGTGGCGATTTTATTGAAGTGCCGCCGGAAAAAGTAGAGTATATGGACGTTTCGCCGAAACAGGTGGTCTCCATTGCTGCGGGGTTGATCCCCTTCCTCGAGCACGACGATGCCAACCGGGCGCTGATGGGTTCGAACATGCAACGTCAGGCTGTTCCGCTGATGAAGTCGGACCGGCCGTTTGTCGGATCCGGTATTGAAGGCCGTCTGGCCCGCGACTCCCGTGTTCTGGTGATTGCAAAAGAAGACGGTAAAGTGGCGTATGCCTCGGCAGACCGTATTGTCGTTTCCAAGGATGGAAAAATGCCGGTGAAAAAAACCGGTAATGATTTCCAGGATTACAGACTGCGTAAATTCATGCGATCCAACGCCGGAACATGTTTGAACCAGCGGCCTGTCGTCAGGTTAGGTCAGAAAATCAAGGCCGGCGATGTGCTGGCTGATGGATCGGGTACGGATGAGGGCGAACTGGCCCTGGGTAAGAATGTGGTTGTCGCGTTCATGCCATGGTCGGGTTACAACTTTGAGGATGCTATTCTGATCAACCAGAAGCTGGTACGTGAAGATGTGTACACCTCTATTCATATCGAAGAGTTCGAATGTGGAGCCCGCGATACGAAACTTGGCCCTGAAGAAATTACGCGCGATATTCCGAATGTAGGTGAAGAAGCTCTGAAAAATCTCTCACATGACGGGATTATTCAGGTCGGTGCAGAGGTGAAACCCGGCGATATCCTAGTCGGTAAAATTACACCGAAGAGTGAAACAGAATTGGCTCCGGAAGAGCGTTTGTTGCGTGCCATTTTCGGTGAAAAAGCGGCAGATGTACGCGATACTTCGCTTAAAGCGCCTTCAGGAACGCACGGTATTGTGATGGACGTGAAAGTTTCGTCCAAGAACAACGCCATGGGTGTTACACCTGATAAAGGCAAGCAGACGGATGTCAAAAAGCTAGAAAGGGAAATCGCTGAGCGTCACGAAGATGTGGTTGCGCAGTTGACCGAAGACCTGACCGAAGCGCTTTCCAATATTCTGCTTGGTGAAAAGATTCCGCTTGATGTGATGAACTCCAGCTCGGGGGATGTCATTATTCCGGCTAACCGTAAAATCACAAAGACGCTGCTGCGTAAGCTGGCTGCGAACTACGAGTTTGTTGAAATCGATCCGTCCCCGATCCGCATCAAGATTATGGGTATTATCGATGAATATCGTAATAAATTCGTTGAAGCCAAGCAGGACAAGGATCGCTCGATGGATCGCGCCGGTAGTGGCGAAGAAGTTGACGCGGGTATCGTGAAGTCCGTTAAGGTTTATGTTGCTGAGAAGAAGAAACTGTCCGTAGGGGATAAGATGGCCGGTCGCCATGGTAATAAAGGGGTTATTTCCCGGATTGTTGCCGAAGAAGACATGCCGTTCCTTCCGGATGGAACTCCGGTGGATATTGTACTTAATCCGCTGGGGGTACCTTCGCGCATGAACGTCGGTCAGGTTTTGGAAACTCACCTTGGCTGGGCGTGTAAGCATCTCGGAATGCATGCTGCGACTCCGATTTTTGACGGTATTTCCGAGGAACAGGTATTTAAAATGCTCGGTGAAGCCGGCCTTTCAGAAGACGGTAAAACTGAACTGTTCGACGGTCGTACAGGTGACCGTATGGCACAGCGTGTAGTGGTCGGTGTAATGTATATGCTTAAACTGCACCATCTGGTCAGCGAAAAGATCCACGCCCGTGCGGTTGGTCCGTACTCACTCGTAACGCAGCAGCCTCTCGGTGGTAAAGCGCAGTACGGCGGGCAGCGTTTCGGGGAAATGGAAGTGTGGGCTCTCGAGGCCTACGGCGCGGCGCATGCACTGCAGGAAATCCTGACGGTGAAATCCGACGACATTGCCGGACGTACCCGGATGTACGAAGCGATTGTGAAGGGCGAAAACGTCCTCGACTCCGGTCGTCCGGAATCGTTCAACGTACTCATTAAGGAACTGCAGGGCCTCGGGCTGAACTTCCAGGTGAAGAACGAGGATGGCGAACCCATCCTGTCGGCCTAG
- the rpoC gene encoding DNA-directed RNA polymerase subunit beta', protein MENSSNVADIFGIKQQEQSDYANITLASPEAIRSWSHGEVKNPETINYRTFKPEKGGLFCERIFGPTKDWECSCGKYKRIKHKGVICDRCGVEVTLSRVRRERMAHIELAVPASHIWFFKATPSRMGLILDMTMRNLERVLYYDNYIVVDPGETPLKEKQLLSEEEYREAMDNYGMDSFVAKIGAEGVRELLTKIDPVKMLQELEEAMMNTRSKQTRKKLVNQMKVMEGFIKSGSRPEWMVMEVLPVIPPDLRPLVPLEGGRFATSDLNDLYRRVINRNNRLRTLLALKTPEVIIRNEKRMLQQSVDALFDNGRHGRAVTGPGNRPLKSLSDMLKGKQGRFRQNLLGKRVDYSGRSVIVVGPTLKLNQCGLPKKMALVLFEPFIIRRLKERGVVHTVRSAKKMIEREVDEVWDILDEVTRGHTVMLNRAPTLHRLSIQSFEPILIEGEAIQLHPLVCTAYNADFDGDQMAVHVPLSVEAQVESKSLMLASNNIFSPSSGKPVTTPTQDIALGCYFLTSESQTYMMKRKHGEKVDEQLRMMNDIMEVHTAYDEGVVHLHNRIRFRNPDYQRETRHGDMERSVITTTVGRVFFNEVWPDELGFVNKTATKKVVGQLIEACYEISGHNVTVGVLDALKNLGYEQATRSGMSIGLTDMIIPQDKAPMVAAARKEIEEVEAKHRKGLITEGERYNMIIDIWTDTNDKLTNKLFEVLEENDDPKNARSKEELNPVYVMVDSGARGSRQQIRQLAGMRGLMAKPSGEIIERPILSNFREGLSVLEYFISTHGARKGLADTALKTADSGYLTRKLVDVSHDIIITEEDCHTLNGIEVAAITEGDDELVSLATRIIGRTAAEDICNPHTLEVIVAAGELIDKYSARKVESAGVDQVVIRSVLTCESRRGVCAKCYGKNLATGKVAQLGQPVGIIAAQSIGEPGTQLTMRTFHIGGTASSVFKQPKVTAKSGGTVRYENIRSVKVEEQNIVLNKNGNILIVDDEGRELERYAMVIGAQVSIDDGARVEAGDVFVEWDPYSVPILSEHNGKLEFQDFIEGVTVQKTVDEATGVEGLTVMEHKEDLHPEILIISNDGSVGHYSIPAGAQVMIKEGDDIAAGYTLARTPRKTVRTKDITGGLPRVAELVEARTPKEAAEIAKIEGIVELGGIAKGKRKLIVRDAVTGAEEEHLIPMNKHVIVFPGDFVHKGQQLTEGPIVPQELLEVCGPQDLQEYLVNEVQAVYRLQGVEINDKHIEVIVRQMLRKVKITDPGDTEFLWGEQVEKQTFQEVNQKAVAEGRRPAEASPVLLGITKAALETESFISAASFQDTTRVLTKAATLGMVDGLRGFKENVIMGRLIPAGTGFPMYRDIKPVKLGEEISVEDALGGDPLAFVQETTEENA, encoded by the coding sequence GTGGAAAATTCAAGCAATGTTGCCGACATCTTCGGTATCAAGCAACAGGAACAAAGTGATTACGCGAATATCACGCTCGCTTCTCCGGAAGCGATCCGCTCGTGGAGTCACGGTGAAGTCAAGAATCCGGAAACGATTAACTACCGGACCTTCAAGCCTGAAAAGGGCGGCCTGTTCTGTGAGCGCATTTTCGGTCCGACCAAGGACTGGGAGTGTTCGTGCGGCAAATACAAGCGCATCAAACACAAAGGGGTCATCTGTGACCGTTGTGGTGTTGAAGTGACTTTGTCGCGAGTGCGCCGTGAACGCATGGCGCACATCGAGCTGGCCGTGCCGGCTTCGCATATCTGGTTCTTCAAAGCGACGCCGTCGCGTATGGGTCTGATTCTGGACATGACCATGCGTAACCTCGAGCGCGTGCTCTACTACGATAACTATATCGTGGTTGACCCGGGCGAAACGCCGCTCAAGGAAAAGCAGCTTCTCTCGGAAGAGGAATACCGAGAAGCCATGGATAACTACGGCATGGACAGCTTCGTTGCTAAAATCGGTGCTGAAGGTGTGCGCGAACTGCTGACTAAAATCGATCCGGTCAAGATGCTTCAGGAACTTGAAGAAGCGATGATGAATACCCGCTCCAAGCAGACCCGTAAAAAACTGGTTAACCAGATGAAGGTCATGGAAGGGTTCATAAAATCCGGATCCCGTCCGGAATGGATGGTAATGGAAGTGCTACCGGTAATTCCGCCGGACCTGCGCCCGCTTGTTCCTCTGGAAGGCGGTCGTTTTGCTACTTCAGACCTAAATGACCTGTATCGGCGTGTGATCAATCGGAACAACCGCCTGCGTACGTTGCTGGCCCTTAAAACGCCGGAAGTGATCATCCGTAACGAAAAACGGATGTTGCAGCAGTCGGTGGACGCGCTGTTCGATAACGGCCGTCATGGTCGTGCCGTGACCGGTCCGGGTAACCGCCCGCTGAAATCGCTCTCGGATATGTTGAAAGGTAAACAGGGCCGTTTCCGTCAGAATCTGCTCGGTAAACGTGTCGACTATTCCGGACGTTCCGTAATTGTTGTGGGACCGACTCTGAAACTGAACCAGTGCGGTTTGCCGAAGAAAATGGCTCTTGTGCTGTTCGAGCCGTTTATTATCCGCCGTCTGAAAGAGCGCGGTGTGGTGCATACCGTGCGCAGCGCGAAGAAAATGATCGAGCGCGAGGTGGATGAGGTTTGGGATATCCTTGATGAAGTGACCCGTGGGCATACCGTAATGCTTAACCGCGCGCCGACCCTCCATAGGCTTTCTATTCAGTCGTTCGAACCGATCCTTATTGAAGGAGAGGCCATTCAGTTGCATCCGTTGGTCTGTACGGCTTACAACGCCGACTTTGACGGTGACCAGATGGCGGTACATGTGCCGCTTTCTGTGGAGGCGCAGGTTGAATCCAAGAGCCTCATGCTGGCGTCCAACAACATCTTCTCGCCGTCGTCCGGTAAGCCGGTAACGACGCCGACGCAGGATATTGCGCTGGGTTGCTATTTCCTGACTTCGGAATCCCAGACCTACATGATGAAGCGCAAGCACGGTGAAAAGGTCGATGAGCAGTTGCGGATGATGAACGATATCATGGAAGTGCACACAGCTTATGATGAAGGTGTGGTGCACCTGCACAATCGTATCCGTTTCCGTAATCCGGACTATCAGCGTGAGACGCGTCATGGAGACATGGAACGTTCTGTGATCACCACTACGGTTGGGCGTGTATTTTTTAACGAAGTCTGGCCTGATGAGCTCGGTTTTGTGAATAAAACGGCCACCAAAAAAGTTGTGGGGCAGTTGATTGAAGCCTGTTATGAAATTTCGGGTCATAACGTTACGGTTGGCGTACTTGACGCGTTGAAAAACCTGGGTTACGAACAGGCGACCCGCTCGGGAATGTCTATCGGTTTGACCGATATGATCATTCCGCAGGATAAAGCGCCGATGGTTGCTGCCGCTCGAAAAGAGATTGAAGAGGTTGAGGCGAAGCACCGTAAGGGGCTGATCACCGAGGGTGAGCGCTACAACATGATCATTGATATCTGGACGGATACGAATGATAAGCTGACCAACAAGCTGTTCGAGGTTCTGGAAGAAAATGATGATCCTAAAAATGCGAGATCAAAAGAAGAGCTCAATCCGGTTTACGTGATGGTGGATTCCGGGGCCCGTGGTTCCCGTCAGCAGATTCGTCAGCTGGCCGGTATGCGCGGCCTGATGGCCAAGCCTTCCGGTGAAATTATTGAACGGCCGATTCTTTCAAACTTCCGCGAGGGATTGTCGGTTCTCGAATACTTCATTTCCACGCACGGTGCTCGTAAGGGTCTGGCCGATACGGCGCTTAAAACGGCGGACTCAGGTTATCTGACCCGTAAGTTGGTTGACGTATCGCATGATATCATCATTACCGAGGAAGACTGTCATACGTTAAATGGTATTGAGGTTGCAGCCATCACCGAAGGCGATGATGAGCTCGTGTCGCTGGCCACACGTATAATCGGACGTACTGCTGCGGAAGATATCTGTAATCCGCACACACTGGAGGTTATTGTTGCCGCGGGTGAGCTGATTGATAAATATTCGGCCCGCAAGGTGGAAAGCGCCGGCGTTGATCAGGTTGTGATCCGCTCTGTGCTGACCTGTGAGTCACGTCGTGGGGTCTGCGCCAAATGCTACGGTAAAAATCTGGCAACCGGCAAGGTGGCTCAGCTTGGACAGCCGGTAGGAATTATTGCCGCTCAGTCCATTGGTGAGCCGGGTACGCAGCTGACTATGCGTACCTTCCATATCGGTGGTACTGCATCGTCCGTATTTAAACAGCCGAAAGTCACTGCAAAATCGGGTGGTACCGTTCGCTATGAAAATATTCGTTCGGTAAAAGTCGAAGAGCAGAATATTGTGCTGAATAAAAACGGCAACATTCTAATTGTGGATGATGAGGGCCGTGAGCTTGAGCGCTATGCCATGGTAATCGGCGCGCAGGTATCCATTGATGATGGAGCCCGGGTAGAAGCCGGAGACGTCTTTGTAGAATGGGACCCGTACTCGGTTCCGATTCTTTCCGAGCACAATGGTAAGCTTGAATTCCAGGACTTCATTGAAGGGGTAACCGTTCAGAAGACTGTGGATGAAGCAACCGGCGTTGAAGGGTTGACCGTCATGGAGCATAAAGAAGACCTGCATCCGGAAATTTTGATTATCAGCAACGACGGAAGTGTTGGTCACTACTCCATTCCGGCCGGTGCACAGGTGATGATTAAAGAAGGGGACGACATTGCTGCCGGTTACACACTGGCCCGTACGCCTCGTAAAACCGTACGTACCAAAGATATTACCGGTGGTCTGCCGCGTGTGGCTGAGCTGGTGGAAGCCCGTACGCCGAAAGAAGCCGCTGAAATCGCAAAGATTGAAGGTATTGTAGAGTTGGGTGGAATCGCCAAGGGTAAGCGTAAGCTGATTGTTCGTGACGCCGTGACTGGCGCTGAAGAAGAGCACCTGATCCCGATGAACAAGCACGTAATTGTGTTCCCGGGTGACTTTGTGCACAAGGGGCAGCAGCTGACTGAAGGTCCGATTGTTCCGCAGGAACTGCTGGAGGTTTGCGGGCCTCAGGACCTGCAGGAATACCTTGTGAACGAAGTACAGGCCGTGTATCGCCTGCAGGGTGTGGAAATCAACGATAAGCATATCGAAGTGATCGTTCGCCAGATGTTGCGCAAGGTCAAGATTACCGACCCGGGCGATACAGAGTTCCTCTGGGGTGAACAGGTTGAAAAGCAGACCTTCCAGGAAGTCAACCAGAAGGCGGTTGCCGAAGGACGGCGTCCGGCGGAAGCATCTCCAGTGTTGCTGGGTATCACCAAAGCTGCGCTCGAAACCGAGTCCTTTATTTCAGCGGCGTCGTTCCAGGATACCACCCGCGTACTGACTAAGGCTGCAACCCTCGGCATGGTCGATGGACTGCGTGGTTTCAAGGAAAATGTGATCATGGGTCGCTTGATTCCAGCGGGTACCGGTTTCCCGATGTACCGCGATATCAAGCCGGTCAAACTTGGCGAAGAAATCTCAGTCGAAGATGCGCTGGGCGGAGATCCGTTAGCCTTTGTGCAGGAAACGACTGAAGAAAATGCTTAA